Proteins from one Patescibacteria group bacterium genomic window:
- a CDS encoding type IV secretion system DNA-binding domain-containing protein, which yields MLDYIVIGFIILFFLTVITILLRWLYIRWGDKSNKGVSFVVLRIKVPQYSTQEKDKENKEYIQNSLGQIENFFTVLSGLKAQRKIRRTDLFSIELVSDSGIINIYAAMPPSLKDFFVEHLQSVYPHIHYEEVSDYNIFQPNGVILAGSLRFARDYSLPIRTYRKFENDPMESITNALSKLNENEGAAIQYVFRSSKSKWHSRGRKIAQHMHRGLTYNEALKKAGGGGGFFNTSAKIFGFFIDFFTTRDPNKEKEKTPEPQPLSAMEQERAKGMEEKTAKSGLDVNIRMVVSTPSKERSTAILSDIMNSFSQYNIYEFGNSFKIFLPRNIDTYVEHFIYRHFVPQNSMLLNSEEMTSVVHLPIPGTHTPNIDWLGAVEAAPPTNMPTEGIILGLNTYRGKKTVVRIKDEDRRRHMYEIGQTGTGKSVFLESLVIQDIEAGRGVCVLDPHGDLVEKVLAHIPKERAEDVILFDPSDVGRPMGMNMLEFETEEQKSFVINEMIAIFDKLYDLKATGGPMFEQYMRNAMLLIMEDKESGATLLEIPKVLSDSLYRKQKLEKVKNYLVRDFWEKEAQKAGGEASLANMVPYITSKLTPFLSNDLIRPIVSQEKSAFNFRKAMDEDKIILVNLSKGKIGDMNSSLLGMIVIGKILYAALSRVDMPEDQRKDFYLYIDEFQNYITDSISVILSEARKYKLNLILAHQFLAQLVKNNDTRIKDAVFGNVGTIISYRIGVDDAEVIAKQMAPVVSEYDLLNMPKYTCYVKLLIDNQNPPAFNFMPVLPEKGNYELAKTIKELSRLKYGRDKQVVENEIRIRSNIVADPPKVA from the coding sequence ATGCTAGATTACATTGTTATAGGGTTTATAATATTATTTTTCTTAACCGTAATAACTATTCTATTACGCTGGCTTTACATACGTTGGGGTGACAAAAGTAACAAAGGAGTATCCTTTGTTGTTTTACGTATAAAGGTTCCCCAATATTCTACTCAAGAAAAAGACAAAGAAAATAAGGAATATATCCAAAATAGTTTAGGTCAAATTGAAAATTTTTTTACAGTGCTAAGTGGCTTAAAGGCTCAGCGCAAAATAAGACGAACTGATTTATTTTCTATAGAGCTGGTCTCAGATAGTGGTATTATAAATATATATGCTGCTATGCCACCATCTTTAAAGGATTTTTTTGTGGAACACTTGCAATCTGTCTACCCACATATACATTATGAAGAAGTGAGTGATTATAATATATTTCAGCCAAATGGCGTGATACTTGCCGGATCTCTTCGTTTTGCTAGGGATTATAGTCTACCTATTAGGACTTACCGTAAGTTTGAAAATGACCCAATGGAGTCAATTACTAATGCTTTGAGTAAGCTAAATGAAAATGAAGGCGCGGCAATTCAATATGTTTTCCGTTCGTCTAAGTCAAAATGGCATTCTCGTGGCCGAAAAATAGCTCAGCATATGCACCGGGGCTTGACTTATAATGAGGCTTTGAAAAAAGCGGGGGGAGGGGGAGGATTTTTTAATACTAGCGCCAAAATTTTTGGTTTTTTTATAGATTTCTTTACAACTCGTGATCCTAATAAAGAAAAAGAAAAAACACCAGAACCACAGCCATTATCTGCTATGGAGCAAGAAAGAGCCAAAGGTATGGAAGAAAAAACTGCCAAATCAGGTTTGGATGTCAATATTCGGATGGTTGTTTCTACACCATCTAAGGAAAGATCTACAGCCATTCTTTCAGATATAATGAATAGTTTTTCCCAATACAATATATATGAATTTGGTAATAGTTTCAAAATTTTTTTACCGAGAAATATTGATACTTATGTAGAACATTTTATATACAGACATTTTGTTCCTCAAAACAGTATGCTTCTCAATTCTGAAGAAATGACCAGCGTTGTCCACTTACCTATACCTGGCACTCATACTCCAAACATTGATTGGTTAGGAGCAGTGGAAGCTGCCCCACCAACCAATATGCCTACTGAGGGTATTATTTTAGGTTTAAATACTTATCGTGGTAAAAAGACTGTAGTGCGTATAAAAGATGAGGATAGGCGTCGTCATATGTATGAGATTGGTCAAACGGGCACTGGTAAATCCGTATTTTTAGAAAGTCTAGTTATTCAGGATATAGAAGCTGGCAGAGGCGTTTGTGTCTTAGATCCACACGGCGACCTAGTAGAAAAAGTCTTGGCCCATATTCCAAAAGAAAGAGCTGAAGATGTAATTCTTTTTGATCCCTCTGATGTTGGTAGACCAATGGGTATGAATATGTTGGAATTTGAGACTGAAGAACAAAAAAGTTTTGTGATCAATGAAATGATTGCTATTTTTGATAAATTATATGATCTCAAAGCAACAGGTGGGCCTATGTTTGAGCAGTATATGAGAAATGCCATGTTGCTTATTATGGAAGACAAAGAATCCGGGGCAACACTTTTAGAAATCCCCAAAGTTTTATCGGATAGTTTATATAGGAAACAAAAATTAGAAAAAGTAAAAAACTATTTAGTTCGTGATTTTTGGGAAAAAGAAGCCCAAAAAGCTGGTGGTGAAGCATCACTTGCCAATATGGTACCTTATATCACCAGTAAGCTGACACCTTTTCTTTCCAACGACCTTATTCGTCCTATTGTTTCTCAGGAAAAGAGCGCTTTCAATTTCAGAAAAGCCATGGATGAAGATAAGATTATTTTGGTCAACCTGTCTAAAGGTAAGATTGGTGATATGAATAGTAGTTTGCTGGGTATGATTGTGATTGGTAAAATACTATATGCTGCTTTGAGCAGAGTAGACATGCCAGAAGACCAACGAAAAGATTTTTATCTTTATATTGATGAGTTTCAAAATTATATTACCGATAGTATTTCTGTAATTTTATCAGAAGCTAGAAAATATAAATTAAATCTTATTTTGGCTCATCAATTTTTGGCTCAGTTGGTCAAAAATAATGATACCCGAATCAAGGATGCTGTGTTTGGAAATGTAGGCACTATAATTTCCTATAGGATAGGTGTAGATGATGCTGAGGTAATAGCCAAACAAATGGCTCCAGTTGTATCAGAATATGATCTGTTAAACATGCCCAAGTATACCTGTTATGTAAAACTTTTGATAGATAATCAAAATCCACCAGCTTTCAATTTTATGCCTGTTTTACCTGAAAAAGGAAATTATGAATTAGCCAAAACAATCAAAGAGTTGTCTCGCTTAAAGTATGGTAGAGATAAACAAGTAGTGGAAAATGAGATCAGAATACGTTCAAATATTGTAGCTGATCCACCAAAAGTGGCCTAA
- the dnaX gene encoding DNA polymerase III subunit gamma/tau, with amino-acid sequence MSEVIYRKYRPKTFKEVVGQKPIKITLENEIVSGHIAHAYLFVGPRGTGKTTLARLFARSLNCLNRPNKEAEPCNECQICQLILSGQSMDIIEIDAASHTGVDNVRENIIANSQVPPFNNKGFKVFIIDEVHMLSKSAFNALLKTLEEPPKNVIFILATTEIHKVPETIISRCQRFDFKKIPLKDIVKRMSEIIEWEKVSVSDNVLGQIARRSEGCLRDAESLLGQVISISSGEVTDEMASLVLPRSNWHEVDALVESLRMNNLSTALNQLNKLVDEGIDLATFTSDLIDYLRQIMLYQIIGPSYNLDFDDNLSTAIKKHAQEFPLESLSKLLDILLRRLAIKDSVIDQLPLELACVEFLLDKEIENTDVKKDEKPNQLPKKIASGNDIKDIQSLWSQVVESTKELNHSISTVLITSHPLTIEQNSIIIGLEYSFHKEQLDKPMVKNHLAKVFEDIFDKKFSIGFEIDNNYKENHQNFKGKNENGVGEALDTFGGELL; translated from the coding sequence ATGTCTGAAGTAATTTATAGAAAGTACCGACCTAAAACTTTCAAAGAGGTCGTTGGTCAGAAGCCGATAAAAATTACCCTAGAAAATGAAATAGTAAGTGGGCATATTGCCCACGCTTATTTATTTGTCGGACCTCGTGGCACTGGTAAAACAACTTTAGCTAGATTGTTTGCCCGTTCTTTAAATTGTTTAAATAGGCCAAACAAAGAAGCTGAGCCCTGTAATGAATGTCAAATCTGCCAACTTATACTATCTGGGCAAAGTATGGATATTATAGAAATAGACGCGGCTTCTCACACCGGTGTTGATAATGTACGAGAAAATATTATTGCCAATTCTCAGGTGCCTCCCTTTAACAATAAAGGTTTTAAAGTTTTTATTATCGATGAGGTGCATATGCTTTCCAAGTCAGCCTTTAATGCGCTATTAAAAACTTTGGAAGAGCCGCCAAAAAACGTAATTTTTATATTGGCAACTACAGAAATACATAAAGTACCAGAGACTATTATATCTCGTTGTCAGCGTTTTGATTTTAAAAAAATTCCCCTAAAAGATATTGTCAAGAGAATGTCAGAAATTATAGAATGGGAAAAAGTCAGTGTATCTGATAATGTATTGGGTCAGATTGCTAGACGTAGTGAAGGATGTTTACGTGATGCCGAATCTCTTTTGGGGCAAGTTATTTCTATTAGCTCAGGAGAAGTTACTGATGAGATGGCTTCATTGGTATTACCACGCAGCAATTGGCATGAAGTAGATGCTCTAGTAGAATCACTAAGAATGAATAATTTGTCTACCGCTCTCAATCAACTAAACAAATTAGTGGATGAGGGGATAGACCTAGCTACATTTACCAGTGATCTTATAGATTATCTCCGACAGATTATGCTTTATCAAATTATCGGGCCTAGCTATAATCTTGATTTTGATGATAATTTAAGTACTGCCATAAAAAAACACGCCCAAGAATTTCCTTTGGAAAGTCTATCAAAACTATTAGATATACTACTGCGTAGATTGGCAATTAAAGATTCTGTTATAGATCAACTTCCTCTAGAGTTGGCTTGTGTGGAATTTTTATTGGATAAAGAAATAGAAAATACAGATGTCAAAAAAGATGAAAAACCAAATCAGTTGCCAAAAAAAATCGCTTCTGGAAATGACATAAAAGATATACAATCTCTATGGTCACAAGTTGTAGAAAGTACCAAAGAACTAAATCATTCTATTTCTACTGTTTTGATAACCAGCCACCCTTTGACAATTGAGCAAAATTCTATTATTATCGGTCTTGAATATAGTTTCCATAAAGAACAACTAGATAAACCCATGGTAAAAAACCATTTAGCTAAGGTATTTGAAGATATATTCGACAAAAAATTCTCAATTGGCTTTGAGATAGATAATAATTATAAAGAAAATCACCAGAATTTTAAGGGTAAAAATGAAAATGGAGTAGGTGAGGCGCTAGATACTTTTGGTGGCGAGCTACTTTAA
- a CDS encoding pilin yields MKKILLLLLLFAPKLASASTPPSDPSDPWGINDFSKTNIALGSKPLRETIGGVVNIALGFLGILTTLLILWGGFKWMTSAGNSEQVDQAKRIISAGVIGLIIVLSAYAISRYVLIELRKETVEGV; encoded by the coding sequence ATGAAAAAAATACTATTATTACTTTTGCTGTTTGCGCCAAAATTAGCTAGTGCTTCTACGCCACCCTCAGACCCTTCAGACCCTTGGGGCATCAATGACTTTTCCAAAACTAATATTGCCTTGGGCAGTAAACCACTACGTGAGACAATTGGTGGGGTCGTCAATATTGCTTTAGGATTTTTAGGAATTTTGACTACTTTACTTATCCTGTGGGGCGGCTTTAAATGGATGACTTCTGCTGGTAACTCTGAGCAGGTTGATCAGGCCAAAAGAATTATTAGTGCCGGTGTCATTGGATTGATTATTGTATTGAGTGCTTATGCTATTTCAAGATATGTCTTGATAGAATTACGTAAAGAAACTGTTGAAGGTGTATAA
- a CDS encoding pilin — protein MGSKPLRETIGGVVNIALGFLGILATLLILWGGFKWMTSQGNSEQVDQAKKIIGAGVVGLVIILTAYAISRFVLQSLYNETI, from the coding sequence TTGGGCAGTAAACCACTACGTGAGACAATTGGTGGGGTCGTCAATATTGCTTTGGGTTTTTTAGGCATCTTAGCCACATTACTTATTTTATGGGGCGGTTTTAAATGGATGACTTCTCAAGGTAACTCTGAGCAGGTTGATCAGGCCAAAAAAATTATTGGCGCCGGTGTGGTAGGATTAGTTATTATCCTAACTGCATATGCAATTTCAAGATTCGTATTGCAATCCTTGTACAACGAGACTATCTAG
- the uppS gene encoding di-trans,poly-cis-decaprenylcistransferase has protein sequence MKQEVPKHIGIILDGNRRWAKAKNLSSLEGHRQGFSNVKKITRYTYSKGIKILSIYAFSTENWNRSKEEVSYLMGLFKLLLTKEINALNKEGVKINIFGRISDFDDKLKKLIVQAQDKTSKNNKAILNICISYGGRDEIVRAVKKIVEQNIPANKITEELISQNLDSANIPDPDLIIRTSGELRLSGFLTWQSVYSELYFPKVTWPDFSEKDLDLALEEYNKRQRRFGAN, from the coding sequence ATGAAGCAAGAAGTTCCCAAACACATAGGCATTATTTTAGATGGCAATCGGCGTTGGGCCAAAGCAAAAAATTTGTCCAGCCTAGAAGGTCATCGTCAGGGTTTTAGTAATGTCAAAAAAATAACCCGATATACATACTCAAAAGGTATTAAAATTTTAAGTATTTATGCTTTTTCTACCGAAAATTGGAATCGTAGCAAAGAAGAAGTGAGTTACCTAATGGGATTGTTTAAGTTACTTCTAACTAAAGAAATCAATGCCTTAAATAAAGAGGGGGTAAAAATTAATATCTTTGGACGTATTAGTGATTTTGATGATAAGTTAAAAAAATTGATTGTCCAAGCTCAAGATAAAACTTCAAAAAATAACAAGGCCATTTTAAATATTTGCATCAGCTATGGCGGTAGAGATGAGATTGTGCGGGCTGTCAAAAAAATTGTAGAGCAAAATATACCCGCCAATAAAATAACAGAAGAACTAATCTCTCAAAATCTAGATTCAGCCAACATTCCAGATCCTGACTTGATAATACGTACTTCTGGTGAATTGAGACTTTCTGGATTTTTGACCTGGCAATCTGTATATAGTGAACTGTATTTCCCAAAAGTCACTTGGCCTGATTTTAGCGAAAAAGATTTGGACTTAGCCCTAGAAGAATATAATAAAAGACAAAGACGTTTTGGGGCTAATTAA
- a CDS encoding beta-propeller domain-containing protein, with amino-acid sequence MAKIKRKKRENTKNKGMLNLLKNKFGLTPLYLMFLILLSAVALVIIISNVDNDSTKSIVKNFPILNNNHNTELKKFASAEEFEDYLQSSEDISGSYNMMGIRNIAMPMMEEFAMDSAVKTDSAIGTGGASSMPNRISETNVQVSGIDEPDILKTDGKEIYFSNADTYYWRMMPEAILDVESDAILPRPDVYYTTKLFNAWPPNDLKLDSEINLLGNLLLSDNNLMILSGQRVDTFDVSNKENPEQKWELKLDSRSSIVTSRLYNNKLYLIVQNPLNRYNPCPIMPLSIGGSDLKIACTDIYHPINPSPVDATFVAMVINPENGQVENKVSFLGSTYSSTVYMSQKNLYVTYNDQIDMFEFMLEFLNTEVKDLLPQSVLAKLNKINTYDISSNSKMTEMQILLEEWLSSTNDDQLLKLESELENRADKYFEEHKRQMYGTGIVKIGLNKLAIEANGRVPGTLLNQFSLDEYDDHLRVATTVGNRWGFGMSGAVEEANDVYVLDKNLKTVGSVTDLGLSERIYSARFVGPNGYLVTFRQTDPFYVIDLSDHKNPKMVGELKIPGYSSYLHPISDTKILGIGMEGGQVKISYFDVSNPTEPKEIDKYSLSDYGSDALYNHHAFLLDSKHQVFFLPSYKGGYVFSYANDKLELVRAVSVNNVKRALYLEDYMYIVADEYMAILDENNWEKVNEIDF; translated from the coding sequence ATGGCAAAAATCAAAAGAAAAAAAAGAGAGAATACTAAAAATAAAGGTATGCTAAACCTTTTAAAAAATAAATTTGGACTTACACCGCTATATCTGATGTTTTTGATCCTTTTATCAGCCGTAGCTTTGGTGATTATAATATCAAATGTTGACAATGACTCGACTAAAAGTATTGTAAAAAATTTCCCTATTTTAAATAACAATCATAACACTGAACTCAAAAAATTTGCTTCAGCTGAAGAATTTGAAGATTATCTACAAAGCAGTGAAGATATCAGTGGCTCTTACAATATGATGGGTATCAGAAATATAGCCATGCCTATGATGGAGGAGTTTGCCATGGATTCGGCTGTAAAAACTGATTCAGCTATAGGCACTGGTGGCGCCTCATCAATGCCTAATAGGATTTCTGAGACAAATGTCCAGGTTTCTGGCATTGATGAGCCTGATATCCTAAAAACAGATGGAAAAGAAATCTATTTTTCAAATGCTGATACTTACTACTGGCGTATGATGCCTGAGGCGATCCTAGATGTAGAAAGTGATGCTATTTTGCCTAGGCCGGATGTATATTATACAACCAAACTATTTAATGCTTGGCCACCTAATGATCTAAAGCTTGATTCAGAAATTAATCTATTGGGAAATCTACTTTTATCTGACAACAATCTAATGATACTTTCTGGACAAAGGGTTGATACCTTTGATGTTTCAAATAAGGAAAATCCCGAACAAAAATGGGAATTAAAGCTTGATAGCCGTAGCAGTATTGTGACTTCACGATTATACAATAACAAATTATATTTGATAGTGCAGAATCCTCTCAATCGCTATAATCCTTGTCCTATTATGCCATTATCTATTGGTGGTAGTGATTTAAAAATTGCCTGTACTGATATTTATCACCCTATAAACCCCAGTCCAGTTGATGCGACTTTTGTGGCTATGGTCATCAATCCTGAAAATGGCCAGGTAGAAAATAAAGTATCCTTTTTGGGTTCGACTTATTCCTCAACTGTCTATATGTCCCAAAAAAATCTATATGTGACATATAATGACCAAATTGATATGTTTGAGTTTATGCTAGAATTTTTAAATACAGAAGTTAAAGATTTGCTACCACAAAGTGTCCTAGCCAAATTAAATAAAATTAATACTTATGATATTAGTTCAAATTCCAAAATGACTGAAATGCAAATACTTTTGGAAGAATGGCTGTCTTCTACCAATGATGATCAATTACTAAAATTAGAAAGTGAACTAGAAAATAGAGCTGATAAATATTTTGAGGAACATAAACGCCAAATGTACGGCACAGGTATTGTAAAAATTGGTTTGAATAAACTAGCTATTGAAGCTAATGGACGAGTTCCCGGTACTTTGTTAAATCAATTTTCTTTGGATGAATATGATGACCATCTACGAGTAGCTACTACAGTCGGCAATCGTTGGGGATTTGGTATGTCTGGAGCAGTAGAAGAAGCTAATGATGTCTATGTGCTAGATAAAAATCTTAAGACAGTCGGATCTGTCACTGACTTGGGATTATCAGAGAGGATATATTCAGCTCGTTTTGTAGGTCCAAATGGATATTTAGTCACCTTTAGACAGACCGATCCATTTTATGTGATTGATCTAAGTGACCACAAAAATCCAAAAATGGTGGGTGAATTAAAAATTCCTGGTTATTCATCGTACTTACATCCAATATCTGATACTAAAATACTTGGAATTGGCATGGAAGGTGGACAGGTAAAAATATCATATTTTGATGTTTCCAATCCGACAGAACCAAAAGAAATTGACAAATATAGTCTGAGTGATTATGGTTCTGATGCTCTTTATAATCACCATGCCTTTTTATTAGATTCAAAACACCAAGTATTTTTCTTACCTTCTTACAAAGGCGGCTACGTATTTTCTTATGCCAATGACAAACTGGAGCTAGTCAGAGCAGTCAGCGTAAATAATGTAAAGCGAGCTTTGTATCTGGAGGATTATATGTATATTGTAGCTGATGAATATATGGCCATACTTGATGAAAACAATTGGGAAAAAGTAAATGAAATTGATTTCTAA
- a CDS encoding class I SAM-dependent methyltransferase, translating into MSDEIYLNKSQEQKDYYNQTASSYDRWHIDPASAKVVDLWNFDNLAKFLANKKITKALELGSGTGRLANNLFKIAKNVYGIDASEAVLKIAQEKYPQLKLTCGEVVNLPYQNNFFDLVIINGSLHHFFAVEKTFQEAYRVLKPGGAFVLLGEPSSQFLKAYNPFFYFWVLNRLVAKIFSLLFGQKFNNEIIEPDAESYKPWLLKKQLQKAGFYTHAFYTYDYFNRSNNKLWLKIYRSYLNFENKTIAKIFPYLGMAIQAFTIKKLTPHLLPGDKIIKDNN; encoded by the coding sequence ATGTCGGATGAAATATACCTAAATAAAAGCCAAGAACAAAAGGACTATTACAACCAAACAGCCTCATCTTATGATAGATGGCATATTGATCCAGCTAGCGCTAAAGTGGTTGATTTATGGAATTTTGATAATTTAGCCAAATTTTTGGCTAATAAAAAAATTACCAAGGCCTTGGAACTTGGTTCTGGTACAGGACGTCTAGCTAATAATCTATTTAAGATAGCTAAAAATGTGTATGGTATAGACGCTTCCGAAGCAGTACTCAAAATAGCCCAAGAAAAATATCCCCAATTAAAATTGACTTGTGGCGAGGTGGTAAATTTACCTTATCAGAATAATTTTTTTGATCTGGTCATTATAAACGGATCTTTGCACCATTTTTTTGCTGTAGAAAAAACTTTTCAAGAAGCTTACCGTGTATTAAAACCAGGCGGGGCATTTGTGCTGCTAGGTGAGCCTAGTTCTCAATTTTTAAAAGCTTATAATCCGTTTTTTTATTTTTGGGTTTTAAATAGATTAGTGGCAAAAATATTTAGTTTGCTCTTTGGCCAAAAATTTAATAATGAAATTATAGAGCCTGATGCGGAGAGTTATAAACCTTGGCTTTTAAAAAAACAACTACAAAAGGCTGGGTTTTACACCCACGCTTTTTATACTTATGATTATTTCAATAGGTCAAACAACAAACTCTGGCTAAAAATATATCGCTCATACCTAAATTTTGAAAACAAAACAATTGCCAAAATTTTTCCATACCTTGGTATGGCCATTCAAGCTTTTACTATTAAAAAATTAACCCCGCACCTTTTGCCGGGGGATAAAATAATAAAAGATAATAATTAA
- a CDS encoding D-alanine--D-alanine ligase, whose amino-acid sequence MKVAVLTGSESSERSVALASSKNVVEALSKKHQVDIYDFPTDLDKFLNNYKNYNAAVPVFHGPGGEDGKIQGFLNTLKVPFIFSDVEAHAVAMDKGLSKFIAEKIGLLTSAYKIIYNYQDLDFTKPVVVKPLVGGSSIGISIVHDKNSLDKALKNAFNYSDKVLIEDYIEGKELTVAVIDQNDETIALPVIEVRSKNNFFDYESKYDATLAEEICPAPISEKLAKELQSQAIKIHQAIGIRHISRTDFIVSDNKIYFLEVNTIPGMTNESLLPKAIKAANKDFGHLLDMWLNSVIK is encoded by the coding sequence ATGAAAGTAGCTGTTTTGACAGGATCAGAAAGCTCAGAAAGAAGTGTTGCTTTAGCCTCATCAAAAAATGTTGTTGAAGCGCTGAGCAAAAAACATCAAGTAGACATATATGATTTTCCAACTGATCTGGACAAATTTTTGAACAACTATAAAAATTATAATGCCGCCGTACCTGTTTTTCATGGCCCAGGAGGAGAGGATGGGAAAATCCAAGGATTTTTAAACACCCTAAAAGTTCCTTTTATTTTTTCTGATGTAGAGGCTCATGCGGTTGCTATGGACAAGGGTCTTAGCAAATTTATTGCGGAAAAAATTGGTTTGCTTACCTCAGCTTATAAAATTATTTATAATTATCAAGATTTAGATTTTACCAAGCCAGTAGTTGTCAAACCTCTGGTCGGCGGTAGCTCCATAGGCATATCTATTGTTCATGACAAAAATTCCTTGGACAAAGCTCTGAAAAATGCTTTTAATTACTCAGATAAGGTATTGATAGAGGATTATATAGAGGGAAAAGAACTAACTGTAGCGGTCATTGATCAAAATGATGAAACAATTGCTCTGCCAGTTATAGAGGTCAGGTCAAAGAATAATTTTTTTGATTATGAAAGTAAATATGACGCCACACTAGCTGAGGAAATATGTCCGGCACCAATCAGTGAAAAATTAGCCAAAGAGCTACAAAGCCAGGCTATCAAAATCCACCAAGCTATCGGCATAAGGCATATTAGCCGCACAGATTTTATAGTTTCGGACAATAAAATATATTTTTTAGAAGTAAATACTATACCGGGAATGACTAATGAATCCTTGCTCCCAAAAGCTATAAAAGCGGCTAATAAAGATTTTGGCCATTTACTGGATATGTGGTTAAATTCCGTAATAAAATAG
- the secD gene encoding protein translocase subunit SecD, with the protein MNKYSKVSNIGQVTTTKVRITFVFIFLLTLFGAMIVWPSSPGWFGKFKVHLGLDLQGGTHLVYQADVSALDNAEKKDGVEALREVIERRVNAFGVSEPVVQTNYSGDNYRIIVELAGVKDVNEAISIIDKTPLLEFKIQGEAAPIPSDENTDQAEDPILIKANEVLASALAGEDFAQLAKEYSEDPGSSVNGGDLDYVSRGVFVPEFDKAIFDDLKPNEISPELVESQYGYHIIKKYDERLNDQGEIEVHAAHILFRKDDADLSNIVWEDTGLTGRDVKKAQLTFESTTQQPLVILNFNDTGKELFAQITTEHVGEPVSIFLDGQLISSPVVQEPIRDGQAQISGNFTITEARELVKNLNLGALPVPIELISQTTVGASLGAESVQKSLFAGIIGLLAAALFMLVFYRLPGFISVLALVIYTVLSLAIFEIIPVTMTLAGVAGFILSIGMAVDANILIFERTKEELRDGRSLNSAIENGFVRAWSSIRDSNISSIITCLILAWFGTSIVKGFAITLAIGILVSMFSAITVTRTLLRMTVNKKLEGKLALFGVSKKNK; encoded by the coding sequence ATGAATAAATACAGTAAAGTTTCAAACATTGGCCAAGTAACAACCACAAAGGTAAGGATAACCTTTGTCTTTATTTTTTTACTTACTTTATTTGGCGCTATGATTGTCTGGCCTAGTTCCCCGGGCTGGTTTGGTAAATTTAAGGTCCACTTGGGCCTAGATTTACAAGGGGGTACTCATTTGGTCTATCAGGCTGATGTATCAGCTCTTGATAATGCCGAAAAAAAAGATGGTGTAGAGGCACTACGAGAAGTAATAGAGCGTCGTGTCAATGCTTTTGGAGTTTCCGAACCAGTTGTTCAAACCAACTATAGTGGCGATAACTATCGTATTATAGTTGAGCTGGCTGGTGTAAAAGATGTCAATGAAGCAATTTCTATAATTGACAAAACACCTTTATTGGAATTTAAAATACAAGGTGAAGCCGCTCCTATCCCAAGCGATGAAAATACTGATCAGGCTGAAGATCCAATTTTGATAAAAGCCAATGAAGTATTGGCCAGTGCTTTGGCTGGTGAAGATTTTGCCCAATTAGCCAAGGAATATAGTGAAGATCCCGGCTCATCAGTAAATGGAGGAGACCTTGATTATGTTTCACGCGGAGTTTTTGTACCAGAATTTGATAAAGCTATTTTTGATGATTTAAAGCCCAATGAAATATCTCCAGAGCTTGTAGAATCGCAATATGGTTATCATATTATCAAAAAGTATGATGAAAGACTAAATGACCAAGGTGAAATAGAAGTCCATGCCGCCCATATTTTGTTTAGAAAAGATGATGCTGATTTATCAAATATTGTCTGGGAAGATACCGGACTGACTGGTCGGGATGTAAAAAAAGCTCAACTTACTTTTGAAAGTACTACCCAACAACCTTTGGTAATCCTAAACTTCAATGACACCGGAAAAGAATTGTTTGCCCAGATTACTACTGAGCATGTAGGTGAGCCAGTGTCTATATTTTTGGACGGTCAATTGATATCTAGTCCAGTAGTTCAGGAGCCAATTCGTGATGGTCAAGCTCAAATATCTGGTAATTTTACCATAACTGAAGCTCGTGAATTGGTAAAAAATCTAAATTTAGGTGCTTTACCTGTGCCAATTGAATTAATCAGTCAGACTACTGTTGGCGCTAGTTTGGGTGCTGAATCAGTCCAAAAAAGCCTTTTTGCTGGTATTATTGGTCTTTTGGCAGCTGCCTTATTTATGCTCGTATTTTATCGCTTACCTGGTTTTATATCTGTGCTGGCTTTGGTAATATATACGGTCTTAAGTTTGGCAATATTTGAAATTATCCCCGTTACTATGACCTTGGCTGGTGTAGCCGGATTTATCCTATCTATTGGTATGGCCGTTGACGCTAATATTCTTATTTTTGAACGCACCAAAGAGGAATTACGTGATGGCCGCAGCCTAAACTCAGCCATTGAAAATGGTTTTGTAAGAGCTTGGTCTTCAATCCGTGATTCAAATATATCATCAATTATCACCTGTCTGATTTTGGCTTGGTTTGGTACTTCTATTGTCAAAGGTTTTGCCATAACTCTAGCTATAGGTATTTTAGTGTCTATGTTTTCTGCTATTACTGTCACTAGGACATTGCTAAGGATGACGGTAAATAAAAAATTAGAAGGAAAACTAGCATTATTTGGTGTATCAAAAAAGAATAAATAA